In the Helianthus annuus cultivar XRQ/B chromosome 11, HanXRQr2.0-SUNRISE, whole genome shotgun sequence genome, one interval contains:
- the LOC110887601 gene encoding uncharacterized protein LOC110887601, with the protein MLKVSPWKGVIRFRKRGKLSPRFIGPFTIVERVGKVAYRLELPEELRGIHSTFHVSHLRKCLADETTYIHYDDIEVDDRLNYVVKPIAILDRKVKTLRNKEINQVKVKWEHRKGSDTTWESEEEMQRL; encoded by the coding sequence ATGCTTAAAGTATCCCCGTGGAAGGGGGTTATTCGGTTCAGAAAGAGAGGGAAATTGAGCCCAAGATTTATCGGGCCGTTTACGATTGTTGAACGGGTAGGAAAGGTAGCTTACCGCCTTGAACTACCGGAGGAGCTAAGAGGAATTCATAGCACATTTCATGTGTCACATCTTCGGAAATGTCTAGCGGATGAGACAACTTATATCCACTACGACGacatcgaggtggatgatagactAAACTACGTGGTAAAGCCCATTGCGATTTTGGATCGTAAGGTAAAAACCTTAAGAAACAAGGAGATCAACcaagtaaaggtcaagtgggaacATAGAAAGGGTTcggataccacatgggaatcCGAGGAGGAGATGCAACGGCTCTAA